In a single window of the Pseudomonas sp. B21-015 genome:
- a CDS encoding VWA domain-containing protein has product MLLNLFNEMRAAKVPVSVRELLDLINALKQRVTFADMDEFYYLSRAILVKDERHFDKFDRAFAAYFNGLEKLDDHLQALIPEDWLRKEFERSLTDEERAAIQSLGGLDKLIEEFKKRLEEQKERHAGGNKWIGTGGTSPFGSGGFNPEGIRVGDAGKRQGKAVKVWDQREYKNLDDSVELGTRNIKVALRRLRKFARQGAAEELDIDGTIDHTARDAGLLNIQMRPERRNTVKLLLLFDIGGSMDAHVKICEELFSACKTEFKHLEYFYFHNFIYESVWKNNMRRTSERTATQDLLHKYGADYKVIFIGDAAMAPYEITQAGGSVEHWNEEAGYVWMQRFKEKYKKLIWINPYPKDTWGYTSSTSIVRDLIDDQMFPLTLRGLEEGMRFLSK; this is encoded by the coding sequence ATGCTGCTCAACCTGTTCAATGAAATGCGTGCTGCCAAGGTGCCGGTTTCGGTGCGTGAGCTGCTAGACCTGATCAACGCCCTGAAACAGCGCGTGACCTTCGCCGACATGGACGAGTTCTATTACTTGTCACGGGCGATTCTGGTGAAGGACGAACGGCATTTCGACAAGTTCGACCGGGCGTTCGCTGCCTACTTCAATGGCCTGGAAAAACTCGACGATCACCTTCAGGCGTTGATCCCCGAAGACTGGCTGCGCAAGGAGTTCGAACGCTCCCTGACCGATGAGGAGCGGGCCGCGATCCAGTCCCTCGGCGGCCTGGACAAGCTGATCGAAGAGTTCAAGAAACGCCTGGAAGAACAGAAGGAACGCCATGCCGGCGGCAACAAATGGATCGGCACCGGCGGCACCAGCCCGTTCGGTTCCGGTGGTTTCAACCCGGAAGGCATTCGGGTCGGCGATGCTGGCAAGCGTCAGGGCAAGGCAGTGAAAGTCTGGGATCAGCGCGAGTACAAGAACCTCGACGATTCGGTCGAACTGGGCACGCGCAACATCAAGGTCGCCCTGCGTCGCCTGCGTAAATTCGCCCGTCAGGGTGCGGCGGAAGAACTGGACATCGACGGCACCATCGACCACACCGCTCGCGATGCCGGGTTGCTGAACATCCAGATGCGTCCGGAGCGGCGCAACACCGTCAAGTTGTTGCTGCTGTTCGACATCGGCGGTTCGATGGACGCCCACGTGAAGATCTGCGAAGAACTGTTCTCGGCCTGCAAGACCGAGTTCAAACACCTGGAGTACTTCTACTTCCACAACTTCATTTATGAATCGGTGTGGAAGAACAACATGCGCCGCACCTCCGAGCGCACCGCCACCCAGGACCTGCTGCACAAGTACGGCGCCGACTACAAAGTAATCTTCATCGGTGACGCCGCCATGGCGCCCTATGAAATCACTCAGGCCGGCGGCAGCGTCGAGCACTGGAACGAAGAAGCCGGTTATGTGTGGATGCAGCGCTTCAAGGAAAAGTACAAGAAGCTCATCTGGATCAACCCGTACCCGAAAGACACCTGGGGCTATACCTCGTCGACCAGCATCGTGAGGGATTTGATTGATGACCAGATGTTCCCGCTGACGTTGCGGGGGTTGGAGGAAGGGATGCGTTTTTTGTCCAAGTAA
- a CDS encoding biotin-dependent carboxyltransferase family protein — MSQLTIEASTPLCLLQDAGRFGVRHLGVTQGGALDWRSMSWANWLVGNGLDASVIEITLGGFSLMAEEDCVLALGGADLGAQIDGEVLAPWRSFRLHKGQRLQFTQPLLGARAYLAAPGGFDAPKVLGSRATVVREELGGLDGMGRPLAKGQSLSYSGNSVMLLRELPGDLRPDLSLAAPLDLVLGAQIGEFSGQSLFDAFNSAWTLDSRADRMGIRLLGMALEYQGKPMISEGIPLGAVQVPPDGQPIVLLNDRQTIGGYPRLGALTPLALARLAQCLPGAKVRLRPVVQDVAHREQVEYLRRFLGR, encoded by the coding sequence ATGAGCCAACTGACGATTGAGGCAAGTACGCCGTTGTGCCTGTTGCAGGATGCCGGGCGATTTGGCGTGCGGCATCTGGGCGTGACCCAGGGCGGCGCGCTGGATTGGCGATCGATGTCGTGGGCCAATTGGCTGGTGGGTAATGGGCTGGATGCATCGGTCATCGAGATTACCCTCGGTGGTTTCAGCTTGATGGCCGAAGAGGATTGCGTGCTGGCACTGGGCGGAGCGGATCTGGGGGCGCAAATCGATGGCGAGGTGTTGGCGCCGTGGCGCAGTTTCAGGCTGCACAAAGGCCAGCGACTGCAATTCACTCAGCCGTTACTCGGGGCGCGGGCCTATCTGGCGGCGCCGGGCGGATTCGATGCGCCCAAGGTGCTGGGCAGCCGGGCGACGGTGGTGCGCGAGGAACTCGGCGGTCTTGATGGCATGGGCCGTCCGTTGGCCAAGGGGCAGTCGTTGAGCTATTCGGGCAACTCGGTGATGCTGCTGCGGGAGTTGCCGGGGGACCTGCGACCGGACCTGAGTCTCGCGGCACCGCTGGACCTGGTGCTCGGTGCACAGATCGGTGAATTCAGCGGGCAGAGTCTGTTTGACGCGTTCAACAGCGCCTGGACCCTCGACAGCCGTGCCGATCGCATGGGGATTCGCTTGCTGGGAATGGCGCTGGAGTACCAGGGCAAACCGATGATTTCCGAAGGCATCCCGCTGGGGGCGGTGCAGGTACCACCGGATGGGCAGCCGATTGTGTTGCTCAATGATCGGCAGACCATTGGCGGGTATCCGCGGCTGGGAGCGTTGACACCGTTGGCGTTGGCGCGATTGGCGCAGTGTTTGCCGGGGGCGAAGGTGCGGTTGCGACCGGTGGTGCAGGATGTCGCGCATCGGGAACAGGTCGAGTATTTGCGCCGGTTTTTAGGCCGTTAA
- the pxpB gene encoding 5-oxoprolinase subunit PxpB: MKPRVEVVALDCLMVRLFDDISEANMPWMLAASERLREAFARHLIDLVPSYTTLMVHYDLMALNPGQARELITNALIDLSPNARARGKCHVLPVWYDLSVGPELTLLSQRSGLTVEEVIRCHSEREYQVFALGFAPGFAFMGLVEEVLAAPRLSTPRKKVAAGSVGIAERQTAAYPVVSPGGWNLIGRTPARLFDRERDGYSLMQPGDTVRFEAVSHAEFINLGGDDTPMEALA, translated from the coding sequence ATGAAGCCACGGGTAGAAGTGGTGGCGCTGGATTGCCTGATGGTGCGCCTGTTCGATGACATCAGCGAGGCCAATATGCCGTGGATGCTCGCGGCCAGCGAGCGTCTGCGAGAAGCGTTCGCCCGCCATTTGATCGATCTGGTGCCGTCCTACACGACGTTGATGGTGCATTACGATCTGATGGCACTGAATCCGGGCCAGGCGCGGGAATTGATCACTAACGCCTTGATCGATCTGTCGCCCAACGCTCGGGCCAGGGGTAAATGCCATGTGCTGCCGGTCTGGTATGACCTGAGCGTCGGCCCGGAACTGACTTTGCTATCTCAGCGCAGCGGGTTAACGGTGGAAGAGGTGATTCGTTGCCACAGCGAACGCGAGTATCAGGTGTTCGCGTTGGGTTTCGCGCCGGGGTTCGCCTTCATGGGGTTGGTGGAAGAGGTATTGGCTGCACCGCGTCTGAGTACTCCACGTAAAAAAGTGGCTGCCGGCAGTGTCGGCATCGCCGAACGCCAGACGGCGGCTTATCCGGTGGTGTCCCCTGGCGGCTGGAACCTGATCGGCCGCACCCCGGCCAGACTGTTCGACCGCGAGCGCGACGGCTATAGCCTGATGCAACCGGGCGACACCGTGCGCTTCGAAGCGGTCAGCCATGCCGAGTTCATCAACCTGGGCGGTGACGATACGCCGATGGAGGCCCTGGCATGA
- a CDS encoding 5-oxoprolinase subunit PxpA, translating to MNRLLLNCDIGESFGNWTMGLDAEVMPFIDCANIACGFHAGDPSIMHKTVSLALSHGVQIGAHPAYQDLVGFGRRSMAYTAQELQDLLHYQIGALDGICRAQGGRVSYVKPHGAMYNDMMANPAQLRAVIQGVAAYDRTLPLMLMATRDNSAAQQLGDEYGVTLWFEAFADRAYDSAGMLVSRQLPGAVHHDPEKIIEQALIIARGDNLTASDGSALHLQANTLCVHGDNASSVAAVRRIREALNQQSAS from the coding sequence GTGAACCGCCTGCTATTGAACTGCGACATCGGCGAGAGTTTCGGCAACTGGACCATGGGTCTGGACGCCGAGGTCATGCCCTTCATCGACTGCGCCAACATCGCTTGCGGCTTCCACGCCGGCGACCCGAGCATCATGCACAAGACCGTCAGCCTGGCCCTGAGCCATGGCGTGCAGATTGGCGCGCACCCGGCCTATCAGGATCTGGTGGGGTTCGGTCGTCGATCCATGGCTTACACCGCCCAGGAATTGCAGGACCTGTTGCATTACCAGATCGGTGCCCTCGACGGCATTTGCCGGGCTCAGGGCGGGCGGGTGAGTTACGTCAAACCCCACGGCGCGATGTACAACGACATGATGGCCAACCCGGCGCAATTGCGCGCGGTGATTCAGGGCGTGGCGGCCTACGACCGGACGCTGCCATTGATGCTGATGGCGACCCGCGACAACAGTGCCGCGCAGCAACTGGGCGATGAATATGGCGTGACGTTGTGGTTTGAAGCTTTCGCCGATCGCGCTTACGACAGCGCAGGCATGCTGGTCTCGCGGCAACTGCCGGGAGCCGTGCATCACGATCCAGAGAAAATCATCGAACAGGCGCTGATCATTGCCCGCGGTGACAACCTCACGGCCAGCGACGGCAGTGCCTTGCACCTGCAAGCCAATACCTTGTGCGTACACGGCGACAACGCCAGTTCGGTGGCCGCCGTGCGACGCATTCGCGAAGCCTTGAATCAGCAGAGCGCATCATGA
- a CDS encoding MFS transporter, whose amino-acid sequence MSAPDTLDTPKATTRPGPFDWYHNINKQERRTFWSCKIGYALDGMDTQMLSFVVPTLIAMWGITTGEAGLIHTSTLIASAIGGWVAGILSDRIGRVRTLQLTVLWFAFFTFLCGFAQNYEQLLIARTLMGFGFGGEWTAGAVLIGEVIRAKDRGKVVGMVQSGWALGWGLTAILYALLFSVLPPEDAWRALFLLGIVPAIFVIFVRRLVKDPEIYREAKAKQEPGNPAKFYEIFAPGILFTTIRASILTTGALGGYYAITSWLPTFLKNERGLSVLGTGGYLAMVIIGSYIGYVISAYLTDILGRKKNFILFAVGSFTIVLLYTQLPVSNGVMLWLGFPLGFFASGIFSGMGAFLTELFPTRIRGSGQGFCYNIGRALAALFPLLIGLLSQKVPLSVGIGAFAAVSYGVVILAALSLPETRGKQLDAQKPDIR is encoded by the coding sequence ATGAGTGCGCCCGACACCCTCGATACCCCTAAGGCTACGACTCGCCCGGGACCCTTCGATTGGTACCACAACATCAACAAGCAGGAACGTCGCACGTTCTGGAGCTGCAAGATCGGCTATGCCCTGGACGGCATGGACACCCAGATGCTCAGCTTCGTGGTGCCGACCCTGATTGCCATGTGGGGCATCACCACCGGCGAGGCCGGGCTGATTCACACCAGCACCCTGATCGCCTCGGCCATCGGTGGTTGGGTGGCGGGAATTCTCTCCGACCGCATCGGCCGGGTGCGCACCCTGCAACTGACGGTGCTGTGGTTTGCGTTCTTCACCTTTCTTTGCGGCTTCGCCCAGAACTACGAACAACTGCTGATCGCACGCACCCTGATGGGCTTCGGTTTCGGTGGCGAATGGACGGCCGGCGCGGTGCTGATCGGCGAAGTGATCCGTGCCAAGGACCGTGGCAAAGTCGTCGGCATGGTGCAGTCGGGTTGGGCGTTGGGGTGGGGGCTGACAGCGATTCTGTATGCGCTGCTGTTTTCGGTCTTGCCGCCGGAAGACGCCTGGCGGGCACTGTTCCTTCTCGGCATCGTCCCTGCGATTTTCGTGATCTTCGTCCGCCGCCTGGTCAAGGACCCGGAAATCTACCGCGAAGCCAAAGCCAAACAGGAGCCAGGCAACCCCGCCAAGTTCTATGAGATTTTCGCCCCTGGCATCCTTTTCACCACGATTCGCGCGTCGATCCTGACCACCGGTGCCCTCGGCGGTTATTACGCGATCACCTCCTGGTTGCCGACTTTTCTGAAGAATGAACGGGGCTTGAGCGTACTCGGCACGGGCGGTTATCTGGCCATGGTGATCATCGGGTCCTACATTGGATACGTGATCAGCGCGTATTTGACTGACATCCTCGGTCGTAAAAAGAACTTCATTCTGTTTGCCGTTGGCTCGTTCACCATTGTTCTGCTGTACACCCAATTACCGGTCAGCAACGGTGTGATGCTCTGGCTCGGCTTTCCTTTGGGCTTCTTTGCTTCGGGGATCTTCAGCGGCATGGGCGCGTTTTTGACCGAGCTGTTTCCAACGCGGATTCGCGGTTCGGGCCAGGGTTTTTGCTACAACATCGGTCGGGCACTGGCGGCGTTGTTTCCGTTGCTGATCGGCTTGCTCAGCCAGAAGGTGCCGCTGAGCGTGGGAATCGGGGCCTTCGCGGCGGTGTCCTACGGGGTGGTGATCCTGGCGGCGTTGAGTCTGCCGGAAACCCGCGGCAAACAACTTGATGCTCAAAAACCGGATATCCGGTAA
- a CDS encoding LysR family transcriptional regulator has protein sequence MNLKFLETFVWVARLKSFRLTADKLFTTQASISSRIAVLEGELGVKLFLRDSRGVSLTPEGLKVLEYAEQMMDTMQALKQSIETRSSKVGRVRIGVMDTVIHTWLSPLVAQMMDHYPLVEIELVADTALNLCDQLQKGFLDLILQTDLLRQESVRSLELASHPMGWIVASNSIYNREYSGVADLARERIITYSKNSRPHQDILSLMQANGVMAPRLNCVNSVSAITRLLRDGFGIGALPPVLVAEELARGELTLLAIDQRPPNLQVVVSWRVGVEWVEEIVALCQQVVEHYAQKVGEHYIVLSKPQARI, from the coding sequence ATGAACCTGAAGTTTCTCGAGACCTTTGTCTGGGTCGCCCGACTCAAGAGTTTTCGCCTGACGGCAGACAAGCTCTTCACCACCCAGGCGTCGATTTCCAGCCGTATCGCCGTGCTCGAAGGCGAGCTGGGGGTGAAGCTGTTTCTGCGCGATTCTCGCGGCGTGAGCCTGACCCCCGAAGGCTTGAAAGTGCTCGAATATGCCGAGCAGATGATGGACACGATGCAGGCGCTCAAGCAGTCGATCGAGACGCGATCGAGCAAGGTCGGGCGGGTCCGGATCGGCGTCATGGACACCGTGATCCACACCTGGCTCAGCCCGTTGGTGGCGCAGATGATGGATCACTACCCGCTGGTGGAAATCGAGCTGGTGGCCGATACCGCGCTCAACCTCTGCGATCAGCTGCAAAAAGGCTTTCTCGATCTGATCCTGCAAACCGACCTGCTGCGTCAGGAAAGCGTGCGCAGCCTGGAGCTGGCCAGTCATCCGATGGGCTGGATCGTGGCCAGCAATTCCATCTACAACCGCGAGTATTCAGGTGTCGCCGACCTGGCGCGGGAGCGGATCATCACCTATTCGAAAAACTCCCGTCCGCACCAGGACATCTTGAGCCTGATGCAGGCCAACGGGGTCATGGCGCCACGCCTCAATTGCGTAAATTCAGTGTCGGCGATTACCCGTTTGCTGCGGGACGGTTTCGGCATTGGCGCGCTGCCACCGGTGCTGGTGGCCGAGGAACTGGCGCGGGGGGAACTGACCTTGCTGGCCATCGATCAGCGGCCACCGAATTTGCAGGTGGTGGTGTCGTGGCGGGTAGGTGTGGAGTGGGTCGAAGAAATCGTGGCGTTGTGTCAGCAAGTCGTGGAGCACTACGCGCAGAAAGTGGGCGAGCACTACATCGTCTTGAGCAAACCACAGGCCAGAATCTGA
- a CDS encoding IucA/IucC family siderophore biosynthesis protein: protein MRGYTQKQQQLLAHWSEALGTQAFQSHRITLDHLSNALEPAAQRCFQRLIQALFREDLINPDACEYDDTNRCWLPLGDGVHLCFEHLSGARMNSWDVRGSIVLHTPDKLPHKIQLPSELLAHLSTQLNPPASPQVLERLARELDDSFSNDTLCLAFHHGWTERLREQIDTEYDDNLLAWLKTGPNHQNPTSLLEQWGTLGHPWHPNYKTKLGLSAAQVIAFSPEFEASFPIVLCALHRQYAHVEALAGTTDYWDWWQGHFPQAAEQLQRHLQQLGLEVTDYLPLPSHPWQAHEELPHSFANEIADNLLIVTDIVAFTGHPTMSFRTVLPEASRTAPMVKLPVALRLTSVQRTVSPRSARMGPRISQLVLDILDQEPQIQRLLNIVPERIGVHYAPLPTDDERSRHAAVLYRDNPLTLLQEGELAVPVGSLFAVNEFDQPLLRDWVRLAQGSDDSEAMLRFFDDYLSIAVPSLLGIYLMYGVAFEAHQQNSFMVMGADGQLNRLLLRDFGDVRIDRKTLHAKGLDIQLHDPKMTLYDDSGFVRDKLLHTTFMCHLGELTLLCARHWNVSDSILWDRLASHVAQCFETLRERVEPARWESEHQALLEQDWPAKSFMRMRLLDSHADIVGRLSNPLRPNTHAR, encoded by the coding sequence ATGCGCGGCTACACGCAAAAACAGCAGCAATTGCTCGCTCACTGGAGCGAAGCGCTTGGCACTCAGGCTTTCCAGTCCCACCGCATCACGCTCGATCATTTGAGCAATGCGCTGGAGCCCGCCGCCCAGCGCTGTTTCCAACGCCTGATCCAGGCGCTGTTTCGTGAAGATCTGATCAACCCCGACGCCTGCGAATACGACGACACCAACCGTTGCTGGCTGCCACTTGGCGATGGCGTGCATCTTTGCTTCGAGCACTTGTCCGGCGCAAGAATGAACAGCTGGGACGTACGCGGCAGCATCGTCCTGCACACCCCCGACAAACTGCCCCATAAAATCCAGTTACCCAGCGAACTGCTCGCTCACCTCAGCACTCAGCTCAACCCGCCAGCCTCCCCGCAGGTACTGGAACGTCTGGCCCGGGAGCTGGATGACAGCTTCAGCAACGACACCCTGTGCCTGGCGTTTCACCATGGATGGACCGAGCGCCTGAGAGAGCAAATCGACACCGAGTACGACGACAATCTGCTCGCGTGGCTCAAAACCGGCCCCAATCACCAGAACCCGACGTCATTGCTCGAACAATGGGGCACGCTTGGCCATCCGTGGCACCCGAACTACAAGACCAAACTGGGCTTGAGCGCTGCTCAGGTCATCGCGTTCTCGCCAGAATTCGAAGCGAGTTTTCCGATTGTCCTGTGCGCCCTGCACCGCCAGTACGCACACGTCGAAGCGCTGGCTGGCACCACCGATTACTGGGACTGGTGGCAAGGTCACTTCCCACAGGCCGCCGAGCAACTGCAACGTCATCTGCAGCAGCTGGGTCTGGAAGTCACGGACTACCTCCCGCTTCCGTCGCACCCATGGCAAGCCCATGAAGAGCTGCCACATTCGTTCGCCAACGAGATCGCCGACAACCTGCTGATCGTCACTGACATCGTGGCTTTTACCGGCCACCCGACCATGTCCTTCCGCACGGTCCTGCCGGAAGCCAGCCGCACGGCACCGATGGTCAAACTGCCGGTGGCTCTGCGACTGACCAGCGTGCAGCGCACCGTGTCGCCGCGCTCCGCCCGGATGGGTCCGCGCATCAGCCAGCTGGTATTGGATATTCTCGATCAGGAGCCGCAGATTCAGCGTCTGCTGAACATCGTTCCAGAGCGCATCGGCGTGCACTACGCACCGCTGCCGACCGATGACGAGCGCTCCCGGCATGCTGCCGTACTGTATCGCGACAACCCGCTTACCCTCCTGCAAGAAGGCGAGTTGGCGGTGCCGGTCGGCAGCCTGTTCGCCGTCAACGAATTCGACCAACCGTTGCTGCGTGATTGGGTAAGACTGGCTCAGGGCAGTGACGACAGCGAGGCCATGCTGAGGTTCTTCGATGATTACCTGTCGATTGCCGTACCGAGTCTGCTGGGCATTTACTTGATGTATGGCGTGGCGTTCGAAGCGCATCAGCAAAACAGTTTCATGGTGATGGGTGCTGACGGGCAGTTGAATCGGTTGCTATTGCGTGATTTTGGCGACGTTCGTATCGATCGCAAAACCCTGCACGCCAAGGGCCTGGATATCCAGTTGCACGATCCGAAAATGACCCTGTATGACGATTCCGGCTTTGTCCGCGACAAACTCCTGCACACCACCTTCATGTGCCACCTCGGTGAGCTGACGCTGCTCTGTGCCCGCCACTGGAATGTGTCGGACAGTATCCTGTGGGACCGATTGGCATCACACGTTGCACAGTGCTTCGAGACCTTGCGCGAGCGTGTTGAACCGGCACGTTGGGAAAGCGAGCACCAGGCCTTGCTGGAACAGGATTGGCCCGCCAAATCGTTCATGCGCATGCGCTTGCTCGACAGTCATGCCGACATCGTCGGACGCCTGAGCAACCCGCTGCGACCCAACACCCATGCTCGCTGA
- a CDS encoding MFS transporter: protein MLADGRALRLLIVIQFVSMGAMEMSGPFWPLQIQHLLGPEGASYTALLSAMVYAGPMLAAMLLTPMWGRLGDRTGHKPMIVRALLALALCQGLAAITLDPWLLVGIRVMQGALAGFLAAAQAYALACCDSSRRGHTLARLQSATAVGSLIGPALGGWLMDVSGFALLCYGATVICLLCALGSFFLPADKARTSKKKPVEPVALPKGWLGGILLVIVLIQAAKMMPQSFYALYVANILHAPSWLIGATYAASAATLAISAPLWGRLFDRWQPAYTLRVIEGVAWLCALTLAATALTNEWLGFLVSRLVWGLWQGALLPVAYALIANTISITQQGFALGLGNSAAKAGALLGVVLGGIGMGLVGLAHSFWLVALTYALAAIGIRWVRSFNTAPDRSTLSPHTYHN, encoded by the coding sequence ATGCTCGCTGACGGTCGCGCCTTGCGACTGCTGATCGTCATCCAGTTTGTCTCCATGGGCGCAATGGAAATGAGCGGCCCGTTCTGGCCCTTGCAGATCCAGCATCTGCTCGGGCCGGAGGGCGCCAGCTACACCGCGCTGTTATCGGCGATGGTCTATGCCGGTCCGATGCTGGCGGCCATGCTCCTGACGCCCATGTGGGGCCGGTTGGGCGATCGCACCGGACACAAACCGATGATTGTTCGGGCGTTGCTGGCACTCGCACTGTGCCAAGGGTTGGCGGCAATCACCCTCGACCCGTGGCTGCTGGTGGGTATTCGCGTGATGCAAGGCGCATTGGCCGGCTTTCTCGCTGCCGCGCAAGCCTATGCCTTGGCCTGCTGCGACAGTTCCAGGCGTGGTCACACCCTGGCCCGCCTGCAATCGGCCACCGCCGTCGGCTCGTTGATCGGCCCGGCGCTGGGTGGCTGGCTGATGGACGTCTCGGGGTTTGCCTTGCTGTGTTATGGCGCGACGGTGATTTGCCTGCTGTGCGCACTGGGAAGTTTTTTCCTGCCGGCCGACAAGGCGCGAACCTCGAAGAAAAAACCTGTCGAGCCGGTTGCTCTGCCCAAAGGCTGGCTCGGTGGAATCCTGTTGGTGATCGTGTTGATTCAGGCCGCGAAGATGATGCCGCAGTCGTTCTACGCCCTATACGTCGCGAACATTCTGCATGCCCCAAGCTGGCTGATCGGTGCCACCTACGCGGCGAGCGCCGCGACCCTGGCCATTTCCGCACCGCTGTGGGGCCGCCTGTTCGACCGCTGGCAGCCGGCCTACACCTTGCGCGTCATCGAAGGCGTGGCCTGGCTGTGCGCCCTGACACTGGCGGCCACGGCATTGACCAACGAATGGCTGGGGTTTCTCGTCAGCCGACTCGTCTGGGGCCTCTGGCAAGGCGCCCTGCTGCCCGTCGCCTATGCCCTGATCGCCAACACCATTTCCATCACCCAGCAGGGCTTCGCGCTGGGCCTGGGCAACAGCGCGGCAAAAGCTGGTGCTCTGCTCGGTGTCGTCCTTGGCGGGATCGGCATGGGCCTGGTCGGCCTGGCTCACAGTTTCTGGCTGGTGGCGCTGACCTACGCCCTGGCCGCCATCGGGATCCGCTGGGTGCGGTCGTTCAACACCGCGCCTGACCGTTCGACCTTATCGCCCCACACTTATCACAACTAA